One window from the genome of Marinobacter sp. LV10R510-11A encodes:
- a CDS encoding ABC transporter substrate-binding protein, whose product MKFLNKLATAAAVSSLVLGATAAQADSKEPIVIPTHNWTSQITMAYVIGGIFESIGDNVSYVPADSQAVYESIRTGDVTIGHEVWQSTFGKSFNNALDAGGIIDVGKHASATQEEWWYPAYVGELCPGLPSWEALNDCAELFATPGSGGKGRYLDGPMDWHGQETLDRIEALDMDFTAKFAGSSGALWAELESAAKDNRAVVVFNWSPNFTDAGSGGSFVKFPAYSEGCKKSDGGDGKCGSPPAGWLKKAAYYQMPAKWPTAYKIYNNISFTKSDIGNMAALVDIDGMSHEEAATKWLADNEATWKAWL is encoded by the coding sequence ATGAAGTTTTTAAACAAACTTGCTACTGCTGCCGCAGTTAGCTCACTAGTACTTGGCGCTACTGCAGCCCAGGCAGACTCGAAAGAGCCTATTGTAATCCCTACCCATAACTGGACCAGCCAAATCACTATGGCCTACGTTATTGGTGGTATTTTTGAAAGCATTGGCGACAATGTTTCTTACGTGCCTGCTGATAGCCAAGCGGTTTACGAATCAATTCGTACCGGTGACGTCACTATTGGTCACGAAGTATGGCAGTCTACTTTTGGTAAGTCTTTCAATAACGCTTTAGACGCTGGCGGCATCATTGATGTGGGCAAGCACGCTTCTGCTACTCAAGAAGAGTGGTGGTATCCTGCGTATGTAGGCGAACTATGCCCTGGCCTACCTTCCTGGGAAGCACTAAACGATTGTGCTGAGCTGTTTGCAACTCCGGGCAGTGGCGGCAAAGGTCGTTATCTGGACGGCCCGATGGACTGGCATGGCCAGGAAACCCTGGACCGTATCGAAGCACTCGACATGGACTTTACAGCCAAGTTTGCCGGGTCTTCTGGTGCACTTTGGGCGGAACTGGAGTCAGCAGCTAAAGACAATCGTGCAGTCGTAGTCTTTAACTGGTCACCTAACTTCACCGATGCCGGTTCAGGTGGCAGTTTCGTTAAATTCCCCGCGTATAGTGAAGGCTGTAAGAAGTCAGATGGCGGTGATGGCAAGTGTGGTTCACCACCAGCAGGTTGGCTGAAAAAAGCAGCTTACTATCAGATGCCTGCGAAATGGCCAACAGCTTACAAAATCTACAACAACATCTCCTTTACTAAAAGCGATATCGGCAACATGGCTGCATTGGTTGACATCGATGGCATGAGCCACGAAGAAGCCGCGACTAAGTGGCTGGCTGACAACGAAGCAACCTGGAAAGCCTGGCTGTAA
- a CDS encoding lysophospholipid acyltransferase family protein: protein MPRSSKNNKPQLWHPRLWPSWAIVFVLYLLSFLPMSAKQRLGKRLGLLLSRKLKSRAHVADRNLAICFPELDEEARKQLAQDNFVACSRGFLESTHAWWRDVSPYCQAAEVHGLEHLREAQNKGKGVLLIGGHYSIFDFALPLVACHLKKPGYVYRPNNNPVIDRMIENGRRRHFGIRPFTKRELRPMVSFLKKGGEVWFACDQDFGGKTELFVPFFGVETGCITSPSYIAKVSGASVLCVSHLRMPDGGYRVVFSPVQEGFGADKQKDTEIWNRYIEDTVREQPDQYLWLHKRFKTRPEGADKIY from the coding sequence ATGCCCAGATCGTCAAAAAACAATAAACCGCAGCTTTGGCACCCGCGTTTATGGCCCTCATGGGCGATTGTATTCGTGTTATATCTGCTGTCGTTTTTGCCGATGTCCGCGAAACAGCGACTGGGAAAGCGGTTAGGTCTTTTACTGAGCCGCAAGCTTAAATCCCGCGCGCATGTGGCTGACCGCAACCTTGCCATTTGCTTTCCTGAGCTGGATGAAGAGGCTCGCAAGCAGTTGGCACAGGATAACTTTGTCGCATGCAGTCGCGGCTTTCTGGAAAGCACTCATGCGTGGTGGCGCGATGTGTCGCCTTATTGCCAAGCAGCCGAGGTGCACGGTTTGGAGCATCTCAGGGAAGCCCAGAACAAGGGCAAGGGCGTGCTGCTGATTGGCGGCCACTACAGTATTTTCGACTTCGCATTACCGCTTGTTGCCTGCCACCTAAAGAAACCTGGGTACGTATACCGACCTAACAACAACCCAGTTATTGATCGCATGATCGAAAACGGCCGTCGTCGTCATTTCGGCATCCGGCCGTTTACCAAGCGTGAATTGCGGCCCATGGTGTCTTTTCTGAAGAAGGGCGGGGAAGTTTGGTTTGCCTGTGATCAGGATTTTGGCGGCAAAACGGAACTGTTCGTGCCGTTTTTTGGTGTGGAAACTGGTTGTATTACCTCCCCGAGTTATATCGCAAAGGTATCTGGTGCCTCGGTTCTTTGCGTGAGCCACCTGCGAATGCCTGATGGGGGTTATCGCGTGGTGTTCTCACCGGTACAAGAAGGTTTCGGAGCTGATAAGCAGAAGGATACCGAGATCTGGAATCGATACATTGAGGACACCGTTCGCGAACAGCCTGATCAGTACCTGTGGCTGCATAAACGGTTTAAAACCCGCCCCGAAGGAGCGGATAAAATCTACTAA
- a CDS encoding flavin-containing monooxygenase, translating into MTFRVAILGAGPSGLAQLRAFEAARDAGADNPEIVCYEKQSDWGGMWNYTWRTGLDAYGEPVHGSMYRYLWSNGPKECLEFADYSFEEHFGRSIPSYPPRAVLRDYIMGRVAKSNMRQHIRFNTAVHWVDHDEATGKFTVTVRDLKQDELSTEEFDHVIVATGHFSTPNVPYFEGLEQFPGRVLHAHDFRDACEFKGKDLLLIGSSYSAEDIGTQCHKYGAKSVTFSYRSKPMGFEWPESFAEVPLLTEVIGKTAHFKDGTSKKVDAIILCTGYQHHFPFLPNELTLTTHNRMYPEGLYKGIVSLANPKLIFLGMQDQYYTFNMFDAQAWYARDVMLGRITLPANDAMAADSREWVARELKLADPVDEIDFQAAYIQDLIEPTDYPAFDVIAVADIFKQWEHDKEADILGYRNKSYRSTLTGTLAPVHHTPWMDAMDDSLEAFLKVKQTQPAKETV; encoded by the coding sequence ATGACTTTTAGAGTTGCCATTCTAGGCGCCGGCCCGAGCGGCTTGGCCCAATTACGTGCCTTTGAAGCAGCCCGCGACGCCGGTGCTGATAATCCCGAGATCGTGTGCTATGAAAAGCAGAGCGACTGGGGCGGCATGTGGAACTACACGTGGCGCACCGGCCTGGATGCCTACGGCGAGCCCGTCCACGGCAGCATGTATCGTTATCTATGGTCAAACGGCCCCAAGGAGTGCCTGGAGTTCGCGGATTACAGCTTCGAGGAGCATTTCGGTCGCTCTATCCCGTCCTACCCTCCGCGTGCCGTGCTGCGCGACTACATCATGGGGCGCGTCGCCAAGAGCAATATGCGCCAACACATCCGTTTTAACACCGCCGTGCACTGGGTTGACCATGACGAGGCCACCGGTAAGTTCACAGTTACGGTGCGGGACCTCAAACAGGACGAACTGAGCACCGAAGAGTTCGATCACGTTATCGTCGCCACCGGGCACTTTTCGACCCCCAACGTGCCCTATTTTGAAGGTCTGGAGCAGTTTCCCGGCCGTGTGCTCCACGCCCACGATTTCCGCGACGCTTGCGAGTTCAAAGGTAAGGATCTTTTGCTGATCGGCAGCAGCTACTCCGCAGAAGACATAGGCACACAGTGCCACAAGTACGGCGCCAAATCGGTCACCTTCAGCTATCGCTCAAAGCCCATGGGCTTCGAGTGGCCGGAGTCCTTCGCCGAAGTGCCGTTGCTCACCGAAGTGATCGGCAAGACGGCCCACTTCAAGGATGGCACCAGCAAAAAAGTCGACGCGATCATCCTGTGTACCGGGTATCAGCATCACTTCCCGTTCCTGCCTAACGAACTGACGCTGACCACGCACAACCGGATGTACCCGGAAGGCCTGTACAAGGGCATCGTTTCCCTGGCCAATCCCAAGCTGATATTCCTTGGCATGCAGGATCAGTACTACACCTTCAACATGTTCGACGCCCAGGCCTGGTATGCCCGTGATGTAATGCTCGGCCGCATTACACTGCCGGCAAACGACGCCATGGCGGCCGATAGCCGTGAATGGGTCGCCCGTGAGCTGAAGCTCGCCGACCCCGTCGACGAAATCGATTTTCAGGCAGCTTACATACAGGATCTGATTGAACCTACCGACTACCCAGCGTTCGATGTAATTGCCGTTGCCGATATTTTCAAGCAGTGGGAACACGATAAGGAAGCGGACATTCTTGGGTACCGCAACAAGAGCTACCGCTCCACGCTCACGGGCACCCTGGCGCCTGTGCATCATACGCCCTGGATGGATGCGATGGACGATTCTCTTGAAGCCTTCCTCAAGGTGAAGCAAACCCAGCCGGCAAAGGAGACTGTATGA
- a CDS encoding pseudouridine synthase: protein MKSKTSRLDRFISQNSAFSLSDTRLLIAQKRVFLDGRVAHSIQQTVTRFTHISLDDVCLRDNKPVYIMLNKPRGVVSATKDAKHPTVLDLIQHPQKNELHIVGRLDLNTTGLVLLTNDGAWSRKISLPETKLTKTYEVTLSKPLNNEYISVFRNGIYFAYEKITTQPARLEILSEYTARLSLTEGKYHQVKRMFGYFQNEVLALHRVSVGHLSFDGLEVGHSRLFHPSTVYGHGEGAQL from the coding sequence ATGAAGTCTAAAACCAGCCGGCTGGATAGATTTATCAGTCAGAACAGCGCTTTTTCGCTTTCCGATACGCGCCTTTTAATTGCTCAAAAGCGTGTTTTTTTGGATGGGCGTGTGGCGCATTCCATTCAACAAACGGTAACAAGATTTACTCATATTTCGTTAGATGACGTTTGTTTGCGGGATAACAAGCCCGTTTATATAATGCTAAATAAGCCGCGAGGAGTTGTTAGTGCGACTAAGGATGCCAAGCACCCTACCGTATTGGATCTTATTCAGCACCCTCAGAAGAATGAACTGCACATTGTTGGACGTTTGGACCTTAATACAACGGGGCTGGTGTTATTAACCAACGATGGGGCATGGTCGCGAAAGATAAGTTTACCGGAGACAAAGCTCACAAAAACGTACGAAGTCACTTTATCTAAACCGTTGAATAATGAGTATATTTCGGTTTTTAGAAACGGTATTTATTTTGCGTATGAAAAGATTACAACCCAGCCGGCACGTTTAGAGATACTCTCTGAATACACCGCTAGGCTCTCGCTGACTGAGGGGAAGTATCATCAAGTGAAGCGAATGTTTGGCTATTTTCAAAACGAAGTGCTGGCGCTCCATAGAGTTTCTGTCGGGCATCTTTCCTTTGATGGGCTTGAGGTAGGGCATAGTAGGTTGTTCCATCCATCCACCGTATATGGGCATGGAGAGGGCGCACAATTGTAA
- a CDS encoding GGDEF domain-containing protein — protein MINVEQTALVLEALPDPAFILSRSGKYVAVFGGRDARYYHDGSGLVGLRVSDVVKAEKANWFLEQIELALESGKLLIKEYELSQKDVKGLRDEGPEQSIWFEGRIQALDFLVGGESVVLWVASNISERHELEVKLREFSDTDQLTGLFNRRKLERDLTLHHETFERHSVPISILMFDLDHLKKINDTHGHHAGDELIRAVGDICLPELRKTDTACRFGGDEFVIALPNTELEHALQFANRLCERFRQGLSRFSVDGVSATVSFGVAMVMAEDRSYEDTLKRADTALYEAKRRGKNQVVSV, from the coding sequence ATGATTAATGTTGAGCAGACGGCCCTCGTACTCGAGGCATTGCCAGACCCAGCGTTTATATTATCCCGCAGCGGCAAATATGTGGCGGTGTTTGGCGGGCGCGATGCGCGTTATTACCATGACGGCAGTGGGCTCGTCGGTTTGCGTGTGTCCGATGTAGTTAAAGCCGAGAAGGCGAACTGGTTTCTTGAGCAGATCGAGCTGGCGCTGGAATCCGGTAAGTTGTTGATCAAAGAGTACGAGCTGAGCCAGAAGGATGTAAAAGGTTTACGCGATGAAGGGCCCGAACAATCCATCTGGTTTGAAGGGCGTATTCAGGCTCTCGATTTTCTTGTTGGCGGCGAGTCTGTGGTGCTTTGGGTCGCGAGTAATATCTCAGAGCGACATGAGTTGGAAGTTAAACTGCGCGAATTCAGCGACACCGATCAGCTCACAGGGCTTTTCAACCGCAGAAAGCTTGAGCGTGACCTTACGCTTCATCATGAAACCTTTGAGCGGCACTCGGTGCCCATATCCATTTTGATGTTCGACCTCGATCACCTTAAGAAGATTAATGACACGCATGGTCACCATGCGGGGGATGAACTAATCCGAGCGGTTGGCGACATTTGTCTGCCTGAGCTTAGGAAAACGGATACCGCTTGTCGCTTCGGGGGTGATGAGTTTGTTATTGCTCTGCCGAATACCGAACTAGAGCACGCACTGCAGTTTGCTAACCGGTTGTGCGAGCGTTTCAGGCAGGGGCTGAGCCGGTTTTCCGTTGATGGTGTTTCCGCGACCGTCAGTTTCGGCGTGGCAATGGTGATGGCTGAAGACAGATCATATGAAGATACCCTGAAGCGGGCGGATACGGCTTTGTATGAAGCTAAACGAAGAGGGAAAAACCAAGTCGTTTCGGTTTGA
- a CDS encoding AI-2E family transporter has translation MENNGHNEFRNTEVDDSAVPKAALIEAVSIRSMSLVALTCIATLFFIDWAQPVLLPLMVAVLISYALDPLVSTLDNLRIPRPLSAAIILFLLLGAVTGASIPLQTEAMAILDKVPTAITEFRRNEAKSPNQEEGLMEKAQAAAQKIEASAAQEKNDNNPTHQSVTPVRVVDRPMDVQEYILRSSPAALVLVSQCFSVLFLVYFILAVGPLYKRKVVKISGPSFGRMRKAARIMNEFHHQVRRFLFVMLIGSLFVGLLTWLAFMALGVEQALFWGVVAGVASAIPYLGPFLVFIGTGIAAFIQFGEMDTAIIVASTSLAITSVQGYLLTPWLTSQVSSLNPVVIFVGLLFWGWLWGPVGLIIATPILMIIKSLCDHVVNLRPVGELLGK, from the coding sequence ATGGAAAACAACGGGCACAATGAGTTCCGCAACACCGAAGTAGATGATAGCGCTGTGCCCAAGGCTGCACTGATCGAAGCCGTGAGTATTCGCAGCATGTCGTTGGTTGCGCTCACATGCATCGCCACTCTCTTTTTTATTGACTGGGCGCAGCCTGTGTTGCTTCCACTGATGGTTGCCGTGCTAATCAGCTACGCCCTCGACCCGCTAGTCTCAACGCTTGATAACCTTAGAATTCCCCGCCCCTTAAGTGCAGCCATCATACTGTTTCTACTGCTCGGCGCTGTCACAGGCGCAAGCATTCCTCTACAAACGGAAGCCATGGCCATACTGGACAAGGTTCCTACGGCAATCACTGAGTTTCGACGTAATGAGGCCAAGTCTCCGAACCAAGAGGAAGGCCTCATGGAAAAAGCGCAAGCTGCAGCACAAAAAATCGAAGCATCAGCCGCGCAGGAGAAAAATGACAATAATCCGACGCACCAGAGCGTAACGCCTGTACGCGTGGTGGATAGGCCAATGGACGTTCAAGAATATATCCTCAGGAGCTCGCCTGCGGCATTAGTGCTTGTTTCTCAGTGTTTCTCGGTTTTGTTTCTGGTGTATTTCATACTGGCGGTCGGGCCACTCTATAAACGCAAAGTCGTGAAGATCTCCGGCCCCTCGTTCGGGCGAATGCGCAAAGCCGCCCGGATTATGAACGAGTTTCATCATCAGGTCCGGCGCTTTTTGTTCGTGATGCTGATTGGCTCTCTGTTTGTGGGTTTACTGACCTGGCTGGCCTTTATGGCCTTGGGAGTAGAGCAGGCCTTGTTCTGGGGCGTGGTTGCCGGAGTAGCAAGCGCTATCCCGTACCTGGGGCCATTTCTGGTGTTTATCGGCACCGGCATTGCCGCATTTATTCAGTTTGGTGAGATGGATACGGCAATCATTGTAGCAAGCACCTCACTGGCGATTACCAGCGTTCAGGGGTACCTGCTAACACCCTGGTTAACCAGCCAGGTTTCAAGCCTCAACCCCGTGGTGATCTTCGTCGGGCTTCTGTTCTGGGGCTGGCTCTGGGGCCCCGTGGGGTTGATCATCGCCACCCCCATATTGATGATCATCAAATCCCTGTGCGACCACGTGGTAAACCTGCGCCCTGTGGGTGAGCTACTGGGCAAATAA
- a CDS encoding quaternary amine ABC transporter ATP-binding protein, with translation MSTTAQPVIKCDSVYKIFGDNAVKLLKQSGGKVETASLLEAGCVIGVNNASFEVHKGEILVVMGLSGSGKSTLLRCISRLIDTTAGDIFIDGEDLLAMNAKELINIRRNKMGMVFQSFALLPHKTVLENIALPLQAKGMSTTDSMDRAMDMVNLVELTGCENDFPRQLSGGQQQRVGIARSLAVEPDIWFLDEPFSALDPLIRREMQDEFLRLQSVLNKTILFVTHDFDEALRLADRIAIMKDGVIEQIDTPANIVLNPATEYVAKFTRGVPRERVLSCQDIMGKYDASAEMSDITVSKDAIIGTVAESVLTEPKPVAVTDGDDKIVGSLNSSAIIHILFGDTNSMPVNN, from the coding sequence ATGTCAACAACAGCTCAGCCGGTTATTAAGTGCGATTCTGTCTATAAAATTTTTGGCGATAACGCTGTAAAACTTTTGAAACAGTCGGGCGGGAAAGTAGAAACAGCCTCATTACTTGAAGCAGGCTGTGTCATCGGTGTTAACAACGCCTCTTTTGAAGTGCACAAAGGTGAAATACTCGTCGTCATGGGCCTGTCAGGCTCTGGCAAATCAACCCTTTTGCGCTGTATTTCACGCCTGATCGACACCACTGCAGGCGATATCTTTATTGATGGCGAAGACCTGCTTGCCATGAATGCAAAAGAACTCATCAACATTCGTCGTAACAAAATGGGCATGGTATTCCAGAGCTTTGCCCTCCTGCCTCACAAAACAGTGTTAGAAAACATTGCGTTACCATTACAAGCGAAAGGCATGAGCACAACCGACAGCATGGACCGTGCGATGGACATGGTAAACCTGGTGGAGCTCACAGGTTGCGAAAATGACTTCCCGCGCCAACTCTCTGGTGGTCAACAACAACGTGTCGGCATTGCTCGCTCATTGGCGGTGGAACCTGATATCTGGTTCCTCGATGAGCCATTCTCAGCCCTGGACCCTCTGATTCGCAGGGAAATGCAAGACGAGTTCTTGCGTTTACAAAGTGTATTAAATAAAACCATTTTATTCGTTACCCACGACTTTGACGAAGCGCTACGCCTTGCCGACCGCATCGCCATTATGAAAGACGGCGTCATCGAACAAATTGATACCCCAGCCAACATCGTACTCAACCCAGCCACGGAATACGTCGCCAAATTCACCCGTGGAGTGCCACGCGAACGCGTACTCTCTTGCCAAGACATCATGGGGAAATATGATGCCTCTGCAGAGATGAGTGACATCACGGTATCTAAAGATGCCATTATCGGAACCGTAGCAGAATCCGTGCTAACCGAGCCAAAACCAGTGGCTGTCACTGATGGCGACGACAAGATTGTTGGCTCTTTAAACAGCAGCGCCATAATACACATCTTGTTTGGTGACACTAACAGCATGCCGGTTAACAACTAA
- a CDS encoding DMT family transporter, with product MNQPSLSQARSRFTSSSIRWGFMWALWAAVLWGAWYVPGSAVWFEAPYINLSFDTNAQFLLAAAVLTTFNAIAVLFFLFVWNGVLGKLGEYVRTIKQMRYISKWFFIGAIFGGPMAIFGSYLAIGYIGGAFAAISALMYPIIGATLARLWYQEKITKRAAVGIFIILAGGVTVYAPGIIAEITGTGDAGWLGYLGGAMAAIGWGVEGAIAGRGLDVADPDVGITVRFTAEVLYWVLLILPAIYLFTDQPVVELVIATFNWAVIGWLMLAGVSFAFCYVSWYKSFPLIGVGRGQAIAALYGLFAVIFLAAFTLEFPAWNFLAGLVLFVTGGVVMFTESDEVLEVVRAVSSDTKTATATASAANS from the coding sequence ATGAATCAACCAAGCCTGAGCCAGGCTCGGTCGCGATTCACCTCCAGCAGCATCCGCTGGGGCTTTATGTGGGCCCTATGGGCCGCCGTGCTCTGGGGTGCCTGGTACGTGCCAGGATCCGCGGTGTGGTTTGAAGCGCCCTATATTAACTTGAGCTTCGATACCAATGCCCAGTTTCTGCTGGCAGCGGCGGTACTGACCACCTTCAACGCCATTGCCGTGTTGTTCTTTCTGTTTGTCTGGAACGGGGTATTGGGCAAGTTGGGGGAATACGTTCGCACCATCAAGCAGATGCGTTATATATCCAAGTGGTTCTTCATCGGCGCCATATTTGGCGGCCCGATGGCCATCTTTGGCTCGTATCTGGCGATCGGCTACATCGGCGGGGCCTTCGCGGCCATTTCAGCGCTGATGTACCCCATCATCGGCGCCACCCTGGCCAGGCTCTGGTATCAGGAGAAGATCACCAAACGCGCAGCGGTGGGTATTTTTATCATCCTGGCAGGTGGCGTGACAGTCTATGCACCCGGCATTATTGCTGAAATCACAGGCACCGGCGACGCCGGCTGGCTTGGCTACCTGGGCGGCGCAATGGCCGCGATTGGCTGGGGCGTAGAGGGTGCAATTGCAGGCCGCGGGCTAGATGTGGCCGATCCGGATGTGGGCATTACGGTGAGGTTCACAGCCGAAGTCCTGTATTGGGTTCTGCTGATTCTACCAGCGATCTACCTCTTCACCGACCAACCGGTGGTGGAACTGGTCATCGCCACATTTAACTGGGCGGTCATCGGCTGGCTGATGCTGGCGGGCGTGAGCTTCGCCTTCTGCTATGTCTCCTGGTACAAGTCGTTCCCACTGATCGGCGTTGGGCGAGGGCAAGCGATTGCGGCGTTGTACGGGCTTTTTGCCGTCATCTTCCTCGCCGCGTTCACCCTCGAATTTCCCGCGTGGAACTTTCTTGCAGGCCTGGTCCTGTTTGTGACCGGCGGGGTTGTCATGTTCACGGAAAGTGACGAAGTGCTGGAGGTAGTCCGTGCCGTGTCGTCCGACACCAAAACGGCTACCGCCACCGCTAGTGCGGCCAACTCATGA